Genomic DNA from Selenomonas sp. oral taxon 126:
TGACCGCTGTCTCAACCGTAGCAGTGCGCAGGGACTCCATATAGGCATCGCCAATCTCTGCCGCCTCCTCGGGGGAGAGCATCGCGCCCGAGGTCTGCAGGGCATTCGAGAACGCAGCCTTCATATTGAACGAGTCCGTCGGTGCACCATACGAGACGAGCTTCTTCTGTGCCTCCTCATCCTGCCGCACAAACGCGTCGCAGTAGAGCTTGATGCTCTCCGCCGCGTCCGCGCGCTCCATCCGTCCGAACGTCGCCACATAGAGCGCCGCCAGAATCGCAGCGACAAATATGCCGACGAAGATCACGGGGAATCGAATCTTTGATGAAATCACCTATTTATCACTCCTCTATTATATTCTATCGCACAAAGCGCCGCGCCATATTAGCGCAGCGCTTTATTTTATCTTTTTCCTATGCTATCCCTTCCCACCAATGCGGGAAGTCGGCGGGATTCTCCATATCCACCGCCTCACCGATGCGCGGTGTGACCATCCGATAGGGACGCCCTGCGCTCTCCTTCAGCAACTCTCGGTACGGTTCCTGCCATGTGTGGAGCGCGAGTGCGAATTTGCCGCCGTGCGCGGGAAGCAGGACGCGTGCACGCACGTCCTCCGCCGCCTGCGCCGTCTCGTTCGGCAGCATGTGGATCGCATGCCACTGCATAAGGAATCACTGATAAAATAGACCCTCAGATTGGCGTAGATTTTTTCGTCCGAACAAGGAGGCAAACCGGACGCATAGCAAGGGCTATGTGGAGGATTTGCAGGCGTTGTGCGGGCAAAAAAGATGCGCTAAGATGATGGTGCTGAATTTATCAGTGCTTCCCTAAGAGTCCCCTATACGAAAAGAAGCCGCTGTACGGGGTTTTCCCTCGCACAGAAGCTCCTCTTTTCGCATCTTTTAGGAATCACTGATAAAATGAAGTCCGTCAGATTGGCGTAGATTTTTTCGTCCGAACTAGGAGGCAAACCGGACGCATAGCAGAGGCTATGTGGAGGATTTGCCGACGAAGTGCGGGCAAAAAAGATGCGCTAAGATGACGGTGCTGAATTTATCAGTGCTTCCTTTACTGTTCCTCAGATCCCNNNNNNNNNNNNNNNNNNNNNNNNNTCCGTCAGATTGGCGTAGATTTTTTCGTCCGAACTAGGAGGCAAACCGGACGCATAGCAGAGGCTATGTGGAGGATTTGCCGACGAAGTGCGGGCAAAAAAGATGCGCTAAGATGACGGTGCTGAATTTATCAGTGCTTCCTTTACTGTTCCTCAGATCCCCAGCGCCGCGATCCACGAGTTGATCGCCATCGGCGTCTCGCCCATCTCGAAACGGCGGCCTTCCTTCACCAGCGCGCCCTTTGCCGAGGGACGCAGATGTGCCGTCGTCTGTCCCATCGAACTCCCCCCCGATGTCGCAAACGGCACAACGATCTTGCCCGTAAGGTCATAGCTCTCGAGGAAGGTGTTAATGATATGCGGCGCGACGTACCACCAGATCGGGAATCCGACAAAGACGACGCTGTACTGCGCAAGGTCGGGCAACGCCCCCGCAATCGCAGGGCGGCTCGCGGGATCGCGCATCTCCACACTCGAACGGCTCTTATCATTGTTCCAGTTGAGATCGTCCTGTGTATATATTTCAGCAGGCACGATTTCATAGAGGTCGGCACTAATCACATCCGCAATTTTCTTCGCAACTGTTTCTGTCCGCCGTGAAGGAGAGGCAGAGAAGTAGGCGATCAGCATTTTTCCATACATACTATTTTCTCCTTGCAAGGTATTCCTGCGCAAAGCCCGGATCCTCCGGCAGGATATCCGACTCGAACATACGGTTCCACGGAAATGTCACGATGACGGAGTCCACCTCTGCAATCGGCGGCAGATTCTCCTCAATGAAACGGTTCATCATGCGCGTCGAACGCATGGAGACCGCATCCATCTTCGTCCCGAGACTGCCGTAGAAGCCGTCCCCGCGCAGCCATGTGAGCTGGCGCGCAATCGTATTGCGGACATTCGCCTGATACGCCCAGTCATCGAGATAGCGCGTTGTGAGGAGATGGTCGATCGAATCCGCGTCCATATGGCGGACGAGCATACCCTCGCCAAGGGCAAAGCCGGAGCTGTTCGTCGGCGTATTCCAACCCGCATACGCCTGAATCTTATAGAGGAGTCCCCTCTTCTGCAGCTCCGCCATCAGGGCGTTGTCGGAGCCGTTCGCAAATGCAATGTCAGCAACGGAGACAGGATAGCCCTTCGCCGCATAGTCTGCGACAATATCGGCAAAATACGCCGTACCCTCACGCGGCGTCCCATCGTTGAGCATGGCATTCGCCTCGTATGTACGCCCATCAGGATTCGTGTTCACCGCGAGCACGACATCCGCCTTCTCCGGTGCGCACACCATCATGCCGCCCGCCGCAAGCACGGCATCCGAGATTGATGTGCCGATCTTCTCATCCGAGTACGCCGGCACGGTATCTGCACCGCGCCCCCAGTTGTAGCGTGCAAAGACAAAGGGGATCTCATGCTTCTGCTCGTTCACCGCGCGCGTGAGCATAAGCAGGGCGATCTCATCGATGCCCGCCATCGTCTGGAAGCGCGTCTTGCCGAGATCCGCACCCGCCTCCGTCAGATGACGGCTCTCGAGATGTGTCTGCGAGAACGGCGCATTGTCGTCGCGCCCGAGGGTCAGATAGCGGAATGTATCGTGTTTGCGGAGGAGGGAGATCAGATACTCATTCACCGCATAGTTCTTCTCGCGACGCCCCAGCCAATCGGCAAGCGCCTCCTTCGGGATCAGACGCTCGAGGAAATCATACTCCTTGCGCTCGCGGCGCGTGAGCCCCTCGACCTCCTCCTTGTCACGCAGGAGGGTGTAGCGGAAGATATCCGCCCCGTAGCGGCGGTAGTACTCCGGCTCCTCGTGCCCCGATGCCTCGCCCGAGCGCGGCGTCCGCATGATGGAGCCAAACACATAGAGCGGTGTCTTCGGATGAGAACGCCGCAGTTCGTCGAACCGCGCCGCGCGCGCGAGAATCTGATCGCGCGAATAGGAGTGCTTGCGCGAGCCGACGAGGCTGCCGTAGATCATCGCATCCGAGGAGATGACCGCCGCCTTTACCCCGGGCTGTGCAAGCGCTGTATCGAGCCATGTCCAGAGTTCGTCAGGATGTCCCCAATCCTCGCGATTCCCGAGCAGCTCTGCCGGAGGAACAACGACATCATAACCGACACGCTGCACAACATCCGCCGTCTGCTTGCTCGAGATCGGGCGACTGTCATGCGGCACGAAGACGATCTTGTCCGTGATCGGCTCCTTCTTTGCCGCATCAACCACCTGCGGCACGAGCAACAGTGCCGTCATTGCAATACAGAGTGTACGAATTAAAACAAATCCCCTCAATGTTCTCCTCCTTCTCCTGTGCCGTCCTCAGTGGCGGCAGTTCCCCTTTCCCGAACGAGTGCCCACAGAGCTTCCTTTACATCATCGGGCACATTCAGCTTCGTGTCGAACATGATGCCGCCCTCCTGCACCGACGCGCCCTCGATCTCGATCATGTCCATCAGCTTATGCCCTTGGAATGTCGTCTGTCCGAGCTTTGATGCGGCAAGCACCTCGTGAAAATCAACATATACCTTATTCCCGTGAATCTCCACGAGCACGGTATCGGACACATCGAAACGCCCCATCATGCGCTCCACCAACGACAGTGAGACACGCGAGAACACCCACGATACAAAGCCATGATCGGGAATGTTCTTCTCCCGCACGCGATAGACCGCATAGGACTTGTCGCCGGCGTGGACGAACTCCTCAATCGTGCCCGAGAGTTCGATTTTTTTATATTTCTTCGATGTCGTACAGGTGAGATCCAGACGCCCGTTTGCCCTAGAACGGAAGACAATGCTCCGCACCGTCCCCTCCGTCCCGATGTTCTTTGCAATCGCCTCGTTTAGCACAGAGTCGCGGACGAAGAGATGTCCCTCGGCAATCTGCGCCAGTGTCTCGCGATCCCATGTGTCGCGCAGCACCGTGAGCGCAGGGCCGTAGTCTTTCACCGCCTCGCGCACACCGCTCCAGTCGATATTCTTCACCTGTTCGATGAAATTTGCAGGAATGTCAATGACCATTAACTCTTTGCCTTCTCCGCTTCCGCCTTCTTCTCGCGCAGCTCGAGCCAGAGGTTCTGTGTGCGCTCGAAGAGTTTCACATCGTTCTTGCGCACCTCCTGATCGCTCATGATCTGCGAGAGCATCTGCGTCGCCTTCTCATAATCGCCCATGCGATAGTATGCCGCCCCCGCGATATAGAGCGCCATGCTGTCACTCATGCCATTGATCGGATAGTGCTCCGTCATCACCGATTTCTCATAGAACTCGGCGGCAAGGCGCAGCACCTCTGCCTCCTTTTCATGCTCCCCCGCATCGCGATAGACCCATGCCATGCCCATGCAGTAGCCCGCCTTCTTCTGCAGCGGCCACCCGAGGCGCTCGACAAAGTAGATGCCGAGTTTATAGGCGCGGATCGCCTCCTCTACCGTGCGCTCCTCGCTATAGGGCAGATGTATCGTACGCCCTTCAAGAAGCTCCTGTATCTTCGCCTTGTCACGCGGGTTCAGCGGCTCCTCCGTGAACTGTTTCTCATCGGCGGCAAAACCGCAGTGCTCGCACAGCCAGACGCGGTAGCGGTAGGGATTCACCCCCTCATAGTGTACGCAGAAATCCTCATCCGTCCCCAGCGTGATAAGGCGCGCCTTCATCTTCGTCGCATGCGTTTTTTTCCCGCAGACCGGGCACGGCTTCTCAACCGTATATGTATACTCCGCCATCGTACTTCCTCCCTACCGAAATTGAGTCTAGCATACCATAAAATAGGGAAAAAGGAAAGAATCCCCTCTGCAACGAAATGCAAAGGGGATTGTTCTGCTCCCTGTGCGGCTCACCGATGGTAGCGGACGCAGAGAGCTTGGAGTTTCTTCGGGTCGAGTTCGAGGAGGTAGTCCTTCTTGAGACTCCAACGCCAGTTGATGCCGACGGTGCCGGGGGTGTTCATGCGGGCGCGCTCGTCGAGGGCGAGGAGATCCTGCATGGGGATGATCGCCATGCGGGCGCGGGAGGCGTACGCCGCCTTGATGAGGCGCTTACAGATGGTTTTCGGGCGATCCGAGGTCGTGCCCATGAGATTTGCAAGGGTCTCGCGCATCACTTCGTCGATGTCGCGCGTGAACCAGCCGACGGTCGTGTTGTTGTCATGCGTGCCCGTATAGACGATGCTGTTCTCGGGCGTAACGAAGCCGACGCGTCCCGACTCGTTCGGCTCAAGCATGAAGTGGACAATCTTCATGCCGGGGAAGCCGCAGTCGTCACGCAGACGCTCAACCTCGCTCGTGATGATGCCGAGATCCTCGGCGACAATGTTCATCTCACCAAGCTCCCTCTCAATCTCATCGAAGAAGGGCTTGCCCGGTCCCTTGAGCCAGCGGCCGTTGATCGCGGTCGTCGCCTTGCCGTCGACCGACCAGTAGGACTCGAATGCGCGGAAGTGGTCGATGCGAATGATGTCGACCTGTTCGTGCAGCTTGTGAAAGCGACGCTTCCACCACGCGTAGTTCTCCGCCTTCATCGCGTCCCAGTTGTACTGCGGGTTGCCCCAGAGCTGTCCATTCGCGGCAAAGTAGTCGGGCGGTACGCCCGCAACCGTGCGCGGTGTACCATCCTCATTGAGGTCAAAGAGGTGCTGATGCGCCCACGCATCCGCGCTGTCCTGCGCGATAAAGATCGGCATGTCGCCGAGGACTTCGATGCCCTTCTTCTTCGCATAATCGTGCAGACGATTCCACTGGAGATGGAACACGTACTGCTTGAAGCGATCCAGTTCCACCTCATCCCCCTGCCGCTCGGCAAGTGCCGCAAGCGCAGCGGGATCGCGGTGCTTGATCTCATCCGGCCACTCTGTCCAAGGTTTGCGTGCGTATTCTTTCTTTGCCGCATGGAAGAGGGCGTAGTCATCCAGCCAGTACGCCTCTTTTTCGCAGAAGGCTTGGAACTCCTTGTCCTTTGCACTCTTCTTGCGGAACGTCCGAAATGCCTTTTCGAGCAGATCCTTCTTGAACTGCTTGACGCGCTCAAAGTCGATGAACGCCGTGTTCGCCTCGTATGGCAGGAAGAGGTCCTTCTCTGTCAGCCAGCCGCGCGCGGAAAGATCCTCGGGGTCAATCATCATGATATTGCCCGCGAATGCGGAGATGGACTGATAGGGCGAATAGCCATGTCCAACGGGGCTGAGCGGCAGAATCTGCCAGATCTTCTGCCCCGCCTCGGCGAGAAAGTCGAGGAAGCGATATGCCTCCTTGCCAAAGTCGCCCACGCCGTATTTTGACGGCAGGGAGGTCGGATGCAGGAGGACACCCGCCTTACGTTCGTAACGTTGCGGCTCCTCACGCTGACGCAGGAGGAGTCCAAAGAGCGGCGGAATCTTGATCCGCAGGCGTCCGCGCTCCACCTCGTATGTGCGCGAGGGCTTGAACGCATCCTCGAACACGCCGCAGGCGAAGTCGCTCACCTCCACATCAATGGTCTGCGTCTCGGTAAGGTTACGGTTGAATGCGGCGATAAAGACACCGTCCTCCTTCTCCTGATTGAACACATCGTAGCCCGAGCGAATGGTGCGTGCGTAGGCGATGACATCACCCGCACCGTAGAGCGGCAGGATATCGCCCGTGCGCAGTGCATCGTTCTCGTTGCGGATCGCGATAAAACGCTCAAACCAGCTACGGATCTCCTTGTTGCCATGCACCCAGTCGTAGGGGCGGCGATTAAACGGATCTTTGAAGCCCTCCATGCCGATCTCGTCGCCATAGTAGACGCTCGGCACGCCGGGATAGGTCATCTGCCAGAGGGTTGCCATGAGGAGGCGGCGCGAGCCGAGATCGA
This window encodes:
- a CDS encoding flavodoxin; its protein translation is MYGKMLIAYFSASPSRRTETVAKKIADVISADLYEIVPAEIYTQDDLNWNNDKSRSSVEMRDPASRPAIAGALPDLAQYSVVFVGFPIWWYVAPHIINTFLESYDLTGKIVVPFATSGGSSMGQTTAHLRPSAKGALVKEGRRFEMGETPMAINSWIAALGI
- a CDS encoding DUF4127 family protein; protein product: MTALLLVPQVVDAAKKEPITDKIVFVPHDSRPISSKQTADVVQRVGYDVVVPPAELLGNREDWGHPDELWTWLDTALAQPGVKAAVISSDAMIYGSLVGSRKHSYSRDQILARAARFDELRRSHPKTPLYVFGSIMRTPRSGEASGHEEPEYYRRYGADIFRYTLLRDKEEVEGLTRRERKEYDFLERLIPKEALADWLGRREKNYAVNEYLISLLRKHDTFRYLTLGRDDNAPFSQTHLESRHLTEAGADLGKTRFQTMAGIDEIALLMLTRAVNEQKHEIPFVFARYNWGRGADTVPAYSDEKIGTSISDAVLAAGGMMVCAPEKADVVLAVNTNPDGRTYEANAMLNDGTPREGTAYFADIVADYAAKGYPVSVADIAFANGSDNALMAELQKRGLLYKIQAYAGWNTPTNSSGFALGEGMLVRHMDADSIDHLLTTRYLDDWAYQANVRNTIARQLTWLRGDGFYGSLGTKMDAVSMRSTRMMNRFIEENLPPIAEVDSVIVTFPWNRMFESDILPEDPGFAQEYLARRK
- a CDS encoding DUF2225 domain-containing protein → MAEYTYTVEKPCPVCGKKTHATKMKARLITLGTDEDFCVHYEGVNPYRYRVWLCEHCGFAADEKQFTEEPLNPRDKAKIQELLEGRTIHLPYSEERTVEEAIRAYKLGIYFVERLGWPLQKKAGYCMGMAWVYRDAGEHEKEAEVLRLAAEFYEKSVMTEHYPINGMSDSMALYIAGAAYYRMGDYEKATQMLSQIMSDQEVRKNDVKLFERTQNLWLELREKKAEAEKAKS
- the malQ gene encoding 4-alpha-glucanotransferase, giving the protein MLESYQVEHNSQNIYFRSIVGAAEAGSRLRLGIRIRTFEPIHQVLVRLWQDQTGERLIPLETKDGQNEQKFYTAWFELPDYGCLVWYYFIITMESGTYFYGNNPEMLGGVGTLCNAAPESYQITIYNKGARTPDWFKNAVMYQIFPDRFARSGDTIVRKKGAVIRADWTDDPMYLKDPDTKEIIAYDFFGGNLRGVIEKLDYLKSLGISCIYFNPVFESESNHHYDTGDYHKIDPVLGDIEDFRALVTAAEERGIRIILDGVFSHTGSNSIYFNRQHRYSSLGAYQSKESPYYSWYHFRNYPNEYDCWWDFDTLPNVNETDPAYMDFVITGKDSVLHHWMNEGIAGWRLDVIDELPPTFSKTFFAELKKRNPDAVMIGEVWEDASNKVAYGTPREYLSGSEMDSAMNYPLRTMMLDFLTGAVDGRQTARRLASQIENYPKENLYAMMNLIGSHDVQRAITVLAGVPYYEGMPAIEQSRVRMTPEQFDLGSRRLLMATLWQMTYPGVPSVYYGDEIGMEGFKDPFNRRPYDWVHGNKEIRSWFERFIAIRNENDALRTGDILPLYGAGDVIAYARTIRSGYDVFNQEKEDGVFIAAFNRNLTETQTIDVEVSDFACGVFEDAFKPSRTYEVERGRLRIKIPPLFGLLLRQREEPQRYERKAGVLLHPTSLPSKYGVGDFGKEAYRFLDFLAEAGQKIWQILPLSPVGHGYSPYQSISAFAGNIMMIDPEDLSARGWLTEKDLFLPYEANTAFIDFERVKQFKKDLLEKAFRTFRKKSAKDKEFQAFCEKEAYWLDDYALFHAAKKEYARKPWTEWPDEIKHRDPAALAALAERQGDEVELDRFKQYVFHLQWNRLHDYAKKKGIEVLGDMPIFIAQDSADAWAHQHLFDLNEDGTPRTVAGVPPDYFAANGQLWGNPQYNWDAMKAENYAWWKRRFHKLHEQVDIIRIDHFRAFESYWSVDGKATTAINGRWLKGPGKPFFDEIERELGEMNIVAEDLGIITSEVERLRDDCGFPGMKIVHFMLEPNESGRVGFVTPENSIVYTGTHDNNTTVGWFTRDIDEVMRETLANLMGTTSDRPKTICKRLIKAAYASRARMAIIPMQDLLALDERARMNTPGTVGINWRWSLKKDYLLELDPKKLQALCVRYHR